One Polynucleobacter sp. MWH-Spelu-300-X4 genomic window carries:
- a CDS encoding MFS transporter, which translates to MSFSLFVLALSAFAIGTTEFVIMGLLPEVATDLSVSIPSAGWLITGYALGVAIGAPFMALLTARLPRRQALIILMGIFILGNLLCALAWGYSSLMLARVVTSLCHGAFFGIGAVTAANLVAPDKRASAVAMMFTGLTLANVLGVPLGTALGQEMGWRSTFLAVAVIGVIALFGLVKFLPKGAVEEPVSIRSEFAALRHIKLWIALFTTVMFSASMFALFTYIAPLLRDVTGVSPRWVTLTLFLIGIGLTIGNVVGGKLGDQHLKATLSGAFLTLGLTTLLFSWTSHSFIPAEINLFLWAVAAFSLVPALQINVVNYGKDAPNLTSTLNIGAFNVGNALGAWVGGIVLTLGYGLTMVPIAAGLLALVGFGLTIIGRR; encoded by the coding sequence ATGTCTTTCTCTTTATTTGTATTGGCTTTGAGCGCCTTTGCTATTGGCACAACAGAGTTTGTCATCATGGGGCTTTTGCCTGAAGTAGCAACTGATCTGAGTGTTTCTATTCCGAGTGCTGGTTGGTTGATTACTGGTTATGCCTTAGGAGTAGCCATTGGCGCTCCTTTTATGGCGTTATTAACTGCACGCTTGCCACGTCGTCAGGCTTTAATTATCTTGATGGGCATCTTTATTTTGGGTAACTTATTGTGTGCCTTGGCTTGGGGATATTCATCTTTGATGTTGGCTCGCGTGGTGACATCTTTATGTCATGGCGCTTTCTTTGGTATTGGGGCGGTGACAGCAGCTAATTTGGTAGCGCCTGATAAACGTGCTTCTGCTGTGGCAATGATGTTTACTGGGTTAACGCTGGCTAATGTCTTAGGGGTTCCTTTAGGGACTGCCTTAGGGCAAGAGATGGGATGGCGCTCAACTTTTTTGGCTGTAGCGGTTATTGGAGTTATTGCCTTATTCGGTTTGGTTAAATTTTTACCGAAAGGGGCTGTTGAAGAGCCTGTCTCTATTCGTAGTGAGTTTGCAGCATTACGTCATATAAAGCTATGGATTGCTTTATTCACAACGGTGATGTTTTCTGCATCGATGTTTGCTTTATTTACGTATATAGCGCCTTTATTGCGTGATGTAACAGGGGTATCTCCTCGATGGGTTACTTTGACATTGTTTTTAATTGGTATTGGTCTAACGATTGGTAATGTGGTGGGTGGCAAGTTAGGTGATCAACATTTAAAGGCAACTTTATCGGGTGCATTTTTAACTTTAGGTTTAACTACCTTGCTGTTTTCTTGGACGAGTCATTCATTTATTCCTGCAGAGATTAATTTATTCTTGTGGGCCGTGGCGGCATTCTCTTTGGTACCGGCTTTACAGATTAATGTGGTTAATTACGGTAAGGATGCACCCAATTTGACCTCCACACTTAATATTGGGGCATTCAATGTTGGTAATGCCTTGGGTGCTTGGGTAGGTGGGATTGTTTTAACCTTGGGTTATGGGTTAACAATGGTTCCAATTGCAGCGGGGTTGTTAGCTTTAGTAGGGTTTGGGTTGACAATCATTGGTAGACGCTAA
- a CDS encoding sulfurtransferase, with protein sequence MRLIKWWLLTLSAVTGLAQAIDLPGPVVSADWLSKNLANVQVVEVRSDVATYARQPEFEVDKKTGKKVLVEFGGHLPDSVLLDFKKVRAERLIDGKKIKYLIPEKADFQNLIQSLGINADKPIILVPVGQDISDVDEALRVYWQLKVYGETHMAILDGGFAGWLAEGREFTVATTKKATGNWLATANHQELIASSDDVAKASKSGKVQLIDGRQPAQYLGTNKRDYVMTYGHIAGAKDLAPELLTKSGNGALYFLNKNTYTALMNANGIKPAAPSISYCNSGHLAAGPWFVMSELVGNKSTKLYDGSLYLWTLEGRPTVGVPLN encoded by the coding sequence ATGCGATTAATTAAATGGTGGTTGTTAACATTAAGTGCGGTTACAGGTTTGGCTCAGGCAATCGATTTACCTGGCCCTGTTGTGAGTGCGGATTGGTTATCTAAAAATTTAGCGAATGTTCAGGTGGTCGAGGTGCGCAGTGATGTGGCAACTTACGCGCGTCAGCCTGAGTTTGAGGTTGATAAGAAAACTGGTAAGAAAGTGTTAGTGGAGTTTGGCGGCCATTTGCCTGATTCTGTTCTATTAGATTTTAAAAAAGTTCGTGCTGAGCGTTTGATCGATGGTAAGAAGATTAAATATTTGATTCCTGAAAAAGCCGATTTTCAGAATTTAATTCAGTCATTGGGTATTAATGCTGATAAGCCAATTATTTTGGTGCCAGTAGGTCAAGATATTTCTGATGTGGATGAAGCTTTGCGTGTGTACTGGCAATTGAAAGTTTATGGTGAAACCCATATGGCCATTTTAGATGGTGGGTTTGCTGGCTGGTTAGCAGAAGGGCGCGAGTTCACTGTGGCGACTACTAAAAAAGCAACTGGTAATTGGCTGGCTACAGCTAACCATCAAGAATTAATTGCTAGTTCTGATGATGTTGCTAAAGCCTCTAAATCTGGCAAAGTTCAGTTGATTGATGGTCGTCAGCCAGCGCAGTATTTAGGTACTAATAAGCGTGACTATGTGATGACTTATGGCCATATTGCTGGCGCTAAAGACTTAGCTCCTGAGTTGTTAACTAAATCAGGTAATGGGGCACTTTATTTCTTGAATAAAAATACTTACACCGCATTAATGAATGCCAACGGCATTAAACCAGCGGCCCCATCGATTAGTTACTGTAATAGCGGACATTTAGCCGCCGGCCCTTGGTTTGTGATGTCAGAGTTGGTGGGTAATAAATCGACGAAGTTATATGATGGTTCACTTTATTTGTGGACGTTAGAAGGTAGGCCAACTGTTGGTGTTCCTTTGAATTAG
- a CDS encoding YeeE/YedE thiosulfate transporter family protein codes for MSTIISGLLLGAGFGFVLERAGFGNPNKLTGQFRLTDWSVFKVMFTAIVFTAVGLMILEKMNWIDAENLFVPPAFLGAAALGGALVGAGFAIGGYCPGTSVVGFVSGRLDAGIFLIGLLLGTWLFADVFSAIDSVVSLGEYASANTLPEFFHVSDWLVNAIMIGMAIVVFVLGSWVEKKSKNSTETSKVN; via the coding sequence ATGAGCACAATTATTTCAGGATTGTTATTAGGTGCTGGGTTTGGTTTTGTTTTGGAGCGCGCTGGGTTCGGTAATCCTAATAAGTTAACAGGGCAATTCAGATTAACGGATTGGTCTGTTTTTAAGGTGATGTTTACTGCGATTGTTTTTACCGCGGTTGGGTTGATGATTTTAGAAAAGATGAATTGGATTGACGCTGAAAACTTGTTCGTGCCACCCGCATTTTTAGGAGCGGCAGCTTTAGGTGGTGCTTTAGTTGGGGCTGGTTTTGCTATCGGTGGGTATTGCCCAGGTACATCGGTCGTTGGTTTTGTGTCTGGTAGGTTGGATGCGGGTATTTTCTTGATAGGATTGTTGTTAGGTACTTGGTTATTTGCTGATGTATTTAGTGCGATAGACAGTGTTGTCAGTTTGGGTGAATATGCATCTGCGAACACGTTGCCTGAGTTTTTCCATGTGTCGGATTGGTTAGTGAATGCCATCATGATTGGCATGGCGATTGTGGTTTTTGTGTTGGGTTCTTGGGTGGAAAAGAAGTCAAAGAATTCCACAGAGACGTCAAAAGTTAATTAA
- a CDS encoding YeeE/YedE thiosulfate transporter family protein produces MSQEISTKEPQAYWHPLLAGLALGAVLLTTFVLTGHGLGATGFTTRLVAWVGMTVAPSITEANDYLGGLVEDGKPLSSWITWQVIGVAIGAIISAWLAHRIKIQIDGKKFLGGSKRPLTALVGGIAAGFGARVAAGCTSGLGLSGAATLSLAGFTFLITFFVTGLLISRLMKQEPTV; encoded by the coding sequence ATGAGTCAAGAAATTTCCACAAAAGAACCGCAAGCCTATTGGCATCCATTGCTTGCAGGATTAGCGCTAGGTGCTGTTTTGTTAACTACCTTTGTACTGACAGGGCATGGTTTGGGTGCTACTGGATTTACAACGCGCTTAGTCGCATGGGTTGGCATGACTGTTGCGCCATCTATAACTGAAGCCAATGATTATTTAGGCGGTCTAGTTGAAGATGGCAAGCCTTTGAGTTCTTGGATTACTTGGCAAGTGATAGGTGTGGCAATTGGCGCAATTATTTCTGCGTGGTTGGCTCATCGTATAAAGATTCAGATTGATGGTAAAAAATTCTTAGGTGGTTCAAAGCGTCCATTAACAGCATTAGTTGGTGGCATTGCTGCTGGGTTTGGTGCACGTGTTGCTGCTGGGTGTACCAGTGGTTTAGGTTTATCTGGAGCAGCAACACTCAGCTTGGCTGGTTTTACATTTTTGATTACTTTTTTTGTGACTGGTTTATTAATTAGTCGCTTGATGAAACAGGAGCCAACAGTATGA
- a CDS encoding TrpB-like pyridoxal phosphate-dependent enzyme, whose amino-acid sequence MSEKTKYLLDESQMPKSWYNIQADLPKALPAVLHPGTMKPVGPDDLAPLFPMELIMQEVTTEREIEIPQPVQDVYKLWRPAPLFRAHRLEKALGTPAKIFYKYEGVSPAGSHKPNTAIPQAFYNAQAGVKRLTTETGAGQWGTSISFAGNLFGLDVTVFQVRVSYDQKPYRRAVMETYGARCVASPSQETEYGRRVLAERPDHPGSLGIAISESVELAVQRDDTKYALGSVLNHVLLHQTVTGLESIEQLHMADVEPDVVIGCTGGGSNFAGIAFPFIGQGLRGGHMPRIVAVEPAACPSLTRGKYAYDFGDTAHMTPLTKMHTLGSTFTPPGFHAGGLRYHGMAPLVSHVKELNLIEAVSYTQVECFAAGVLFARAEGIVPAPEANHAVKGAIEEALRCKREGKSEVILFNLSGHGHFDMASYQKYFAGELTDESYDEKELAMALSGLPSVPKEYA is encoded by the coding sequence ATGTCTGAAAAAACGAAATACTTGTTAGATGAGTCTCAAATGCCAAAATCTTGGTACAACATTCAGGCAGACTTACCCAAGGCACTTCCAGCAGTTTTGCATCCGGGGACCATGAAGCCAGTCGGCCCAGATGATTTGGCTCCTTTGTTCCCTATGGAACTCATCATGCAAGAGGTTACTACTGAGCGTGAGATTGAAATTCCACAGCCTGTGCAAGATGTTTATAAATTATGGAGACCAGCACCTTTATTTAGGGCGCATCGTTTAGAAAAAGCATTAGGAACTCCTGCCAAAATTTTCTACAAATATGAAGGTGTTAGTCCGGCAGGTAGTCATAAACCTAATACAGCGATTCCACAGGCTTTCTATAACGCGCAAGCAGGTGTGAAGCGCTTGACGACGGAAACTGGTGCAGGCCAGTGGGGTACGTCCATCTCATTCGCAGGTAATTTGTTTGGTTTGGATGTCACTGTTTTTCAGGTGAGAGTTTCTTATGACCAGAAACCTTATCGAAGAGCAGTGATGGAAACTTATGGTGCTAGATGTGTGGCATCACCTTCTCAAGAAACTGAGTATGGTAGACGTGTTCTTGCAGAAAGACCTGATCATCCTGGTAGCTTAGGTATTGCGATTTCTGAATCGGTTGAGTTGGCTGTGCAAAGAGATGATACGAAATATGCATTGGGCTCAGTTTTAAATCATGTGCTATTGCATCAAACTGTAACGGGCTTGGAGTCTATTGAACAATTACATATGGCTGATGTAGAGCCGGATGTGGTGATTGGGTGTACTGGAGGAGGCTCCAACTTCGCTGGTATAGCGTTCCCATTTATTGGCCAAGGGTTACGTGGTGGTCATATGCCAAGGATTGTTGCTGTGGAGCCTGCAGCTTGTCCATCTTTGACAAGAGGTAAATATGCGTATGATTTTGGCGATACAGCTCATATGACGCCGTTAACGAAGATGCATACATTGGGCTCAACATTCACGCCACCTGGTTTTCATGCTGGTGGATTGAGATACCACGGCATGGCGCCATTGGTTTCTCATGTAAAAGAGCTTAATTTGATCGAAGCTGTTTCTTATACTCAAGTTGAATGCTTCGCGGCTGGTGTTTTATTCGCACGAGCTGAAGGGATTGTTCCTGCGCCTGAGGCGAATCATGCAGTAAAAGGTGCAATTGAGGAGGCTTTGAGATGTAAGCGCGAAGGTAAGTCCGAAGTTATTCTCTTTAATTTATCCGGTCATGGCCACTTTGATATGGCCTCATATCAGAAATATTTTGCTGGTGAGTTAACCGATGAGTCTTATGATGAAAAAGAGTTGGCTATGGCTTTATCGGGTCTTCCATCGGTGCCTAAAGAGTACGCTTAA
- a CDS encoding GFA family protein, giving the protein MARYKLSGGCACGNIHYDFDGELAMAVHCHCRDCQRSSGSGSAAIFAANRNDIQLTGKTSSYQYTGDSGEAVVRHFCPNCGSPLFSDVKTLPDLMFMRIASLDDPSQIRPSMHIYCDSSQVWDRPNDPLPKFGKMPS; this is encoded by the coding sequence ATGGCGCGCTATAAATTATCTGGTGGATGTGCTTGCGGCAATATCCATTATGACTTTGATGGAGAGTTGGCCATGGCAGTTCATTGCCATTGTAGAGATTGCCAAAGATCCAGTGGTTCTGGTTCGGCTGCAATTTTCGCGGCTAATCGAAATGACATTCAACTAACAGGTAAAACTTCTTCCTATCAATATACGGGAGATAGTGGTGAGGCAGTAGTGAGGCATTTTTGCCCCAATTGCGGCTCTCCATTGTTTAGTGATGTGAAAACTCTGCCTGATTTGATGTTTATGAGAATTGCTAGTCTTGATGATCCTTCCCAAATTAGACCTAGCATGCATATTTATTGTGATAGTTCTCAGGTTTGGGATAGGCCGAATGATCCTTTGCCAAAGTTCGGGAAAATGCCTAGTTAA
- a CDS encoding DUF1329 domain-containing protein encodes MKPLIKGTLLLALVSNLAFAVTNEDIEASFNPYKKGLPTIPGFTPGMVINKSNVNNFKDYLDAATFALVSDGSLELSTEQPHSVALHPNYVAATQKNANNVKLGSAQGTIEGYVAGRPFPMNPQKNDPRAGEKLAFNYKYSQVVGDSGRIFPFYWTYIDYKTGKKEKRVEFDFNFISLKHRTTQAPTEDLTPNPSNIYRNIYLKVLAPQDLKNTQLLIQRFDDDTKQDDSFLYLGFQRRVRRLPTGQTTDSFLGSDLMIEDFEGYNGRVLDAEWKYVESKVMLTHFYRHSELKDTEAKDSDGYGMATFGGKNGCFANAPWSPRLVHVLESVPTNKSSPIGKRVMYMDAQTSIFPMILIYDKKGSLWKRWDVGFSDSAYHAPQNKNAGIAIYTTASMLDTQNQHCTALQLKMVSDPKLNPPSMFNVQYMRGGD; translated from the coding sequence ATGAAGCCACTAATTAAAGGGACCTTGCTATTAGCATTAGTTTCTAATTTGGCATTTGCTGTAACCAATGAAGATATTGAAGCTTCATTTAATCCTTATAAAAAAGGATTGCCAACTATTCCTGGATTTACTCCTGGAATGGTTATTAACAAATCTAACGTTAATAACTTTAAAGACTATCTTGACGCTGCAACATTTGCATTAGTGTCAGATGGTTCATTAGAGTTATCAACTGAGCAGCCTCATTCCGTGGCTTTGCACCCTAACTATGTGGCTGCAACGCAAAAGAATGCTAATAACGTGAAGTTAGGTTCTGCTCAAGGAACGATTGAAGGTTATGTGGCTGGTCGACCATTCCCTATGAATCCTCAGAAGAATGACCCAAGAGCTGGTGAAAAATTAGCGTTTAACTATAAGTACTCACAAGTAGTGGGTGATAGTGGACGTATTTTCCCGTTCTACTGGACTTATATCGATTACAAGACTGGTAAGAAAGAGAAACGTGTTGAGTTTGACTTTAACTTCATCAGTTTGAAGCACAGAACAACGCAAGCCCCAACTGAAGATTTAACGCCTAACCCATCAAATATTTATAGAAATATTTATTTGAAAGTATTGGCGCCACAAGATTTGAAAAATACTCAGTTATTGATTCAACGCTTTGATGATGATACTAAGCAAGATGACTCATTCTTGTACCTTGGTTTCCAACGTCGTGTTCGTCGCTTGCCAACAGGTCAGACAACTGACTCATTCTTGGGCTCTGATTTGATGATTGAAGACTTCGAGGGCTATAACGGTCGCGTGTTGGATGCTGAATGGAAATATGTTGAGTCTAAAGTGATGTTGACGCATTTCTATCGCCATAGCGAGTTGAAAGATACAGAAGCTAAAGACTCTGATGGTTATGGCATGGCAACATTTGGCGGTAAAAATGGTTGTTTTGCTAATGCACCATGGAGCCCGCGTTTGGTACACGTTTTAGAGTCAGTTCCAACTAATAAATCTAGCCCAATTGGCAAACGTGTGATGTATATGGATGCTCAAACATCGATTTTCCCGATGATTCTGATTTACGACAAAAAAGGCTCATTGTGGAAACGTTGGGACGTAGGTTTCAGTGACTCTGCTTACCACGCGCCACAAAATAAAAATGCAGGTATCGCCATTTATACGACAGCTTCTATGTTGGATACACAGAATCAACATTGCACAGCTTTACAGTTAAAGATGGTGAGTGATCCTAAGTTGAATCCTCCAAGCATGTTCAATGTTCAATACATGAGGGGTGGAGATTAA
- a CDS encoding 2Fe-2S iron-sulfur cluster-binding protein, with the protein MTSQQININGEKEVACQHSDDTVLLASLRVGVGFPYECNAGACGSCKYELLDGEIASLCDNPPALTARDIRKNIHLACQTRPLTDISIKTRLSNEYVPSISTTRIKAKFFDSFDVTHDIKEFVFLSDQPADFQPGQYALLSFPSLGIKRAYSMSNLPNSKGEWRFQIRKVPNGKSTDFLFNHISQADVIEIDAPYGMAYVRDNARNIVCVAGGSGLAPMVSIAKGASQQGLLKDKTLHFFYGGRSYRDVGVESQISDLPEFGTQIFFHPVVSDMSEDNLKHWSGEFGFVHESVEKKLGEGIKGYEFYFAGPPPMTKSLQETLMLKHQVPFEQIHFDRFF; encoded by the coding sequence ATGACTTCTCAGCAAATCAATATCAACGGCGAAAAAGAGGTGGCATGCCAACACAGTGATGACACTGTGTTGTTGGCTTCTCTTAGGGTTGGCGTTGGTTTTCCTTATGAGTGCAACGCGGGTGCTTGCGGTAGTTGTAAATATGAGTTGTTGGATGGTGAGATTGCCTCGCTATGTGATAACCCTCCTGCTTTGACTGCTAGAGATATCCGAAAGAATATTCATTTAGCTTGTCAAACTCGACCGCTAACAGATATTTCCATTAAGACTCGGTTGTCTAATGAGTATGTTCCTTCAATTAGTACTACTCGAATAAAAGCCAAATTTTTTGATTCATTTGATGTGACTCACGATATTAAAGAGTTTGTTTTTTTATCCGATCAACCTGCTGATTTTCAACCAGGGCAGTACGCGTTGTTATCTTTCCCAAGTCTAGGAATTAAGCGCGCTTATTCCATGTCTAACTTGCCTAATAGCAAGGGGGAGTGGAGATTTCAAATTAGAAAAGTGCCTAATGGGAAGAGCACTGATTTCTTATTCAATCACATTTCTCAAGCGGATGTGATTGAGATTGATGCGCCATACGGCATGGCTTATGTGCGTGATAACGCTAGAAATATTGTCTGCGTAGCAGGCGGCTCCGGCTTGGCGCCAATGGTTTCAATTGCTAAAGGTGCTTCTCAGCAAGGCTTGTTAAAAGATAAAACATTGCACTTCTTTTATGGCGGTAGAAGCTATAGAGATGTGGGTGTTGAATCGCAAATTTCTGATTTGCCTGAATTTGGCACGCAAATCTTCTTCCACCCAGTGGTCTCTGATATGTCGGAGGATAACTTAAAGCACTGGTCTGGTGAATTTGGTTTTGTTCATGAATCAGTTGAGAAGAAGTTAGGCGAAGGAATTAAAGGATATGAGTTTTATTTTGCAGGGCCACCACCGATGACTAAGAGCTTGCAAGAAACCTTGATGCTGAAACATCAAGTGCCTTTTGAGCAAATTCATTTTGATCGTTTTTTCTGA
- a CDS encoding aromatic/alkene monooxygenase hydroxylase subunit beta gives MSNVEMLKPLKTWSHLSTRRRKPSEYEVVTTRLHYHDRDPNAPYEQDPHTFMNEWYKKNTYGSALKHDDWNAFRDPDEVVYRTYNMMQDGQETYVYGLFEQFAKREHDKSFEPGWVGTLGLRYAPARYLFHTLQMASAYLGQMAPASTITVCGFFQMADSFRWLTHTAYRTKELELANPDKGFTKNERAYWEKEPIWQGYRELMEKVLVTWDWAEAFVALNLVAKPAIEEGILRNLSDSARHNGDELLALLCDAQMIDANRHRRWSEALVKMALENESNRAVIQGWINKWEPLADKAIDAYCSGLPDVPDAAEDAKEAVRSYRKSLGF, from the coding sequence ATGTCAAACGTAGAAATGTTAAAGCCACTAAAGACCTGGAGCCATTTGAGCACCAGAAGAAGAAAGCCTAGCGAGTATGAGGTTGTAACAACTCGTTTGCATTACCACGACCGTGATCCAAATGCACCGTATGAGCAAGATCCGCATACATTCATGAATGAGTGGTACAAGAAAAATACCTACGGTAGCGCATTAAAACATGATGACTGGAATGCATTCCGTGATCCTGATGAAGTTGTGTATAGAACATACAACATGATGCAAGATGGTCAAGAAACTTATGTTTATGGTTTATTTGAACAGTTTGCTAAGCGTGAACACGATAAATCTTTCGAGCCTGGCTGGGTAGGGACATTAGGTCTACGTTATGCGCCAGCCCGTTATCTATTCCATACATTGCAAATGGCATCTGCTTATTTGGGGCAAATGGCGCCGGCCAGCACGATTACCGTATGCGGCTTCTTCCAGATGGCAGACTCATTCCGTTGGTTAACTCACACAGCTTATCGAACTAAAGAACTTGAATTGGCCAATCCTGATAAAGGGTTCACAAAAAATGAGCGTGCCTATTGGGAGAAAGAACCAATATGGCAAGGTTATCGTGAATTAATGGAAAAAGTGCTTGTGACATGGGATTGGGCTGAAGCTTTTGTTGCTCTCAATCTTGTGGCTAAACCAGCTATTGAAGAAGGTATTTTGAGAAATCTAAGCGATTCTGCAAGACACAATGGCGATGAGTTATTGGCTTTGTTATGTGATGCGCAAATGATTGATGCAAATCGTCATCGTCGTTGGTCAGAAGCCTTGGTCAAGATGGCCTTGGAGAATGAATCTAATCGTGCTGTTATTCAGGGTTGGATTAACAAATGGGAACCTTTGGCAGATAAGGCTATTGATGCTTATTGCAGTGGCTTACCAGATGTACCTGATGCTGCTGAAGATGCTAAAGAAGCGGTTCGCTCTTATAGAAAATCATTAGGATTTTGA
- a CDS encoding MmoB/DmpM family protein → MSEMNNSVGPVMRSGDLAFAVAEAAEEDNPGKEIRVDDKRAYLRIETDGEMILRRETIERALGRPFAMNDLEVDLSSFAGQIETLPDAIRFYFNKKV, encoded by the coding sequence ATGTCAGAAATGAATAACAGTGTTGGACCAGTTATGCGCTCAGGGGATTTAGCTTTTGCAGTGGCTGAGGCGGCTGAAGAGGATAACCCTGGTAAAGAAATCAGAGTTGATGACAAGCGCGCTTATTTGCGCATTGAAACAGACGGCGAAATGATTCTTAGAAGAGAAACCATTGAGCGTGCATTGGGTCGCCCATTTGCGATGAATGATTTAGAAGTTGACTTGAGTTCTTTTGCTGGGCAAATCGAGACTTTGCCTGATGCGATTCGCTTCTATTTCAATAAAAAAGTTTGA
- a CDS encoding Rieske 2Fe-2S domain-containing protein has translation MAFKKVCSVEDIWEGEMDSFDVDGKEVLLVCKDGGEFTAFQGVCPHQDIPLVEGKFDGKIITCRAHLWTFDVCSGKGINPSDCALAEYPVKIEGEDVYVDVEGIEPLFAHT, from the coding sequence ATGGCGTTTAAAAAAGTTTGTTCCGTTGAGGATATCTGGGAAGGTGAGATGGACTCTTTTGATGTTGACGGTAAAGAAGTTTTACTGGTCTGCAAAGATGGTGGTGAGTTCACTGCATTTCAGGGAGTTTGTCCCCACCAAGATATACCCTTAGTTGAAGGAAAGTTCGATGGCAAGATTATTACTTGTAGAGCACATCTTTGGACATTTGATGTTTGCTCGGGTAAGGGCATTAATCCTTCAGATTGCGCATTGGCTGAGTATCCCGTGAAGATTGAAGGCGAGGATGTTTATGTTGATGTTGAAGGTATTGAACCTTTATTTGCTCACACTTAA
- a CDS encoding toluene-4-monooxygenase system B family protein: MALFPLCCNFEGDFVLQLVPVDTDNTMDQVAAAAAHHSVGRRVKNQPNKTLRIRRPGGSFFARDMKVADSGLKPTECIEIIWE; this comes from the coding sequence ATGGCTTTATTTCCTTTATGTTGCAACTTTGAAGGTGACTTTGTGTTGCAGTTAGTGCCAGTTGACACAGATAACACAATGGATCAAGTAGCAGCTGCGGCTGCTCACCATTCTGTTGGGCGTCGCGTGAAAAATCAACCTAATAAAACTTTGCGTATTAGACGTCCAGGGGGCAGCTTTTTTGCTCGAGATATGAAGGTTGCCGACAGTGGTTTGAAACCAACTGAATGTATTGAAATTATTTGGGAATAA